Genomic window (Megamonas funiformis):
ATAGTCCAGAAGGGAAAATTATAGAAGTTCTTGGGAAAATAGGTGCACCTGGTGTAGATATTTTATCAGTAATGCGTCAATATGATTTATCAGAGCAATTTCCTGTAGATGTACAAGAAGAAGCTAAACAGATTGAGCAAGTACCTAGTAAGGCAGAATGCAATAAACGCAAAGACAGACGCCATTTACAAATAGTAACTATTGATGGTGAAGATGCCAAAGATTTAGATGATGGTGTTTATGCAGAAAAATTGCCAAATGGAAATTTTTTCTTAGGTGTGTATATTGCTGATGTTAGTTATTATGTAAAAGCTTTTTCACCTTTAGATAAAGAGGCATATAATCGCGGTACAAGTGTATATTTAGCAGATAGAGTTATTCCTATGTTGCCTGTAGAATTATCCAATGGTATCTGTAGTTTAAATGCTGGCGAAGATAGACTTTCCATGTGTGCAGAGATGGAAATTGACGCAAATGGCTCTGTTATTAAATACGATATTTTCCCTACAGTTATTCATGTATATCGTCGATTAACGTATAAATTAGTAAATCGCATCTTAGTGGAAAAAGATGTGCAAATGATTGAGGACAATCAAGATATTTTGCCATTGTTGCATAATTTAGAAGCAGTATATAAAGTTTTAAATAAACGACGTCAAATGCGTGGTTCTATAGATTTTGATATTCCTGAAGTTAAAGTAAAATTAAATGCTAAAGGTCAAGCTGTAGGTCTTGTAAAACGTGAGCATGGTTTGGGTGAATCTATCATTGAAGAATGTATGTTAGTGGCGAATGAAACTGTAGCTGAATATATGGCTAAAAAAGAATTACCTTTTATTTATCGTGTGCATGAAGAGCCTGTAGAAGATAAAATGTTTGCCTTAAATGAATTATTGGCTAATTTTAATTTGCATTTAAATCGCAATACTGAAGGTGAAATTGAACCTAGAGCTGTTCAAGAAGTATTAAATTCTATAAAAGGAAAGCCAGAAGAAAAAATTATTTCTGCTGTAGCTTTGCGCAGTATGCAACAAGCTAAATATAAAGCAGAAAATTTAGGGCATTTTGGCTTAGCTGCTAAATACTATACGCATTTTACTTCACCAATTAGACGTTATCCAGATTTAATCGTTCATCGTTTATTAAAAGAACAATTAAATGGAAAAATGACAGCAGAACGTCAAGAAAAATTGAAATCAAGATTACCTGAAGTGGCTACACATACATCTAAACAAGAGCGTGTGGCTACAGAAGCAGAACGTGAGACGACTTTAATTAAAGAAATTGAATATATGGCTCGTTTCTTGGGTAATGAATTCCATGGTATTATCAGTGGTGTTACTGCTTTTGGTATTTTTGTAGAATTAGATAATGGCGTAGAAGGTTTAGTTCATGTATCTACTATGGTAAATGATTATTATGAATATATGGAGAAAGAATATGCACTCGTTGGCGAAATGACTAATTTCAGATATCGTTTAGGTGATGAAGTAACTGTTATTTTGACAAGAGCAAGTATCAAAGAACGTTCTATTGATTTTATTTTAAAAGATAATGGTAAGATGCCACTTGTTTTTGAAGATGATATAATCGCTAAACCATTTTTTACAGAAATCAATAATAATGTGAAAAAAGATTTAAAGATTAAGGAAAATTTTTCTAAAGAAAATAAAGCAAGCAAAAAGCAAGCGGATAAATATAAACGCAAAAAACGTAAAGATAAAGAGCATAAAAAAATAGAGGAAAAAAGAAAGAAATCTATTGCAAAAATAGAAGGTAAGAAAAAAGATAACAAGAAAAGTGCTTTTTATGATAAAATTTATACGAAGAAAACTCGTAAAAAAAGTGGCACCAAAGAACGTGTGCGTGATAGAGTTTCAAAAGGCAAACGCCGTAAAAAATAAATATTTTAGACAATAAGTAAGGTTGATTTTATGGGAAAGAAAAATGCAAGTGTAAAAATTGTTTGTGAAAATAGAAAGGCT
Coding sequences:
- the rnr gene encoding ribonuclease R — protein: MSLQEKIMEYMQTKAKRPMSPEDLLYALALEADEIKQLPSVMEELERKNLLIQNRSGLFGLPKHMNLVIGKMSITAKGFGFVIPDNGLEEGKAKVDDIFIPAGMLNSAMNNDKVLVRITTERSSFTKREGEVIRILERANNKVVGTFESSRTFGFVVPDDSRLNQDIFIEGRNFNGAKVGMKVVAEITKWPTKNHSPEGKIIEVLGKIGAPGVDILSVMRQYDLSEQFPVDVQEEAKQIEQVPSKAECNKRKDRRHLQIVTIDGEDAKDLDDGVYAEKLPNGNFFLGVYIADVSYYVKAFSPLDKEAYNRGTSVYLADRVIPMLPVELSNGICSLNAGEDRLSMCAEMEIDANGSVIKYDIFPTVIHVYRRLTYKLVNRILVEKDVQMIEDNQDILPLLHNLEAVYKVLNKRRQMRGSIDFDIPEVKVKLNAKGQAVGLVKREHGLGESIIEECMLVANETVAEYMAKKELPFIYRVHEEPVEDKMFALNELLANFNLHLNRNTEGEIEPRAVQEVLNSIKGKPEEKIISAVALRSMQQAKYKAENLGHFGLAAKYYTHFTSPIRRYPDLIVHRLLKEQLNGKMTAERQEKLKSRLPEVATHTSKQERVATEAERETTLIKEIEYMARFLGNEFHGIISGVTAFGIFVELDNGVEGLVHVSTMVNDYYEYMEKEYALVGEMTNFRYRLGDEVTVILTRASIKERSIDFILKDNGKMPLVFEDDIIAKPFFTEINNNVKKDLKIKENFSKENKASKKQADKYKRKKRKDKEHKKIEEKRKKSIAKIEGKKKDNKKSAFYDKIYTKKTRKKSGTKERVRDRVSKGKRRKK